Sequence from the Sphingosinicella ginsenosidimutans genome:
GCGGCGCGCGGCGCGCTGGAGCGGCTGAAGGGCGTCTGCGCCGCCGGCGGCAAGGGCCCATGCCCGATCATCGCCGCCTTCGATCCCGAATGAAGGAGACACCATGCACGTCCTCTTGTCCTACGAACTCGCCCCCGATTATCTCGCCCGCCGCGGCGGATTTCGCGATTCCCATCTGGCGCTCGCCTGGGCGGCGGCGGAGCGGGGCGATCTGCTGCTCGGCGGCGCCGTCGGCGATCCGGTCGAATCCGCGCTGCTGCTCTTCACGAGCCACGAGGCCGCGACCGCCTTTGCAGAGGCCGATCCTTACGTGACCCAGGGCCTCGTCCGCGGCTGGCGAGTCCAGCCGTGGATCACCGTCGTCGGCCGCGACGCCGCGACCCCGGTCCACCCGCGGCCCGAATCGACCCATTGAGGCGTCTCGCCGCCCCGCGCGGGCTCAGCCGGCGATTCGCCAGCGCAGCGTCCCGCCCGCCTGGAAGGGGATGATGGCGGTGCCGGCGGCGGGGAGGCTCGTCGGGACCTCGGATGCGCGGCGCTCCAGCGTGATCGTTCCGTCGTTCAGCGGAAGGCCATAGAAATTGGGCCCGTTCTCCGATGCGAAAGCTTCGAACCGGTCGATCGCCCCGTCCTCCTCGAACATTTCGAGATAGGATTCGATCGCGAAGGGCGCGTTGAAGATTCCCGCGCAGCCGCAGGCCGCTTCCTTGCGCTCCACCGCATGGGGCGCGCTGTCGGTGCCGAGGAAGAATTTGGGCGATCCCGACATGGCCGCGCGGCGCACGGCGACGCGGTGGCGCTCGCGCTTGGCGACGGGCAGGCAATAAGCGTGCGGGCGGATGCCGCCCTCGAAGATCGCATTGCGATTGAGCATCATGTGGTGCGGCGTGACGGTGGCGGCGATCGTCGGGCCGGCGCCCTCGACGAAGGCGACCGCCTCAGCCGTCGTGATATGTTCGAAGACGATCTTCAGCGCCGGGAAATCGCGGGCGAGGGGAGCGAGCGTCCGCTCGATAAAGACGGCCTCGCGGTCGAAAATGTCGACGGCGGGATCGGTCACCTCGCCGTGGACGAGGAGCGGCATCCCGATCCGCTGCATC
This genomic interval carries:
- a CDS encoding YciI-like protein, producing MHVLLSYELAPDYLARRGGFRDSHLALAWAAAERGDLLLGGAVGDPVESALLLFTSHEAATAFAEADPYVTQGLVRGWRVQPWITVVGRDAATPVHPRPESTH
- the pyrC gene encoding dihydroorotase, whose translation is MTDPSRITIRRPDDWHVHLRDGEMLRAVAPYTARQFARAIVMPNLVPPVTRIDAASAYRDRILAALPDGHGFTPLMTCYLTDDADAEEIARGFAEGVWVAAKLYPANATTNSAHGVTDIARLRPALEAMQRIGMPLLVHGEVTDPAVDIFDREAVFIERTLAPLARDFPALKIVFEHITTAEAVAFVEGAGPTIAATVTPHHMMLNRNAIFEGGIRPHAYCLPVAKRERHRVAVRRAAMSGSPKFFLGTDSAPHAVERKEAACGCAGIFNAPFAIESYLEMFEEDGAIDRFEAFASENGPNFYGLPLNDGTITLERRASEVPTSLPAAGTAIIPFQAGGTLRWRIAG